A stretch of DNA from Drosophila virilis strain 15010-1051.87 chromosome 5, Dvir_AGI_RSII-ME, whole genome shotgun sequence:
GTATGctgatttatatttaattaaaatatgtttaccCAATTAAGTCTCCTTCAGTTCAATTAGTCGAACAAAACTAATCTACGAGAAAACTGCATgatgtttattaattatagCAAACATTCAAAAATTGTTAGCTCAATTCTTTTGTCTAATCTGTCCCAATTTAGAATATAAATCGATACGGAGATTCCATGGGTTCATTGGGACACCGCGCATTGCTGCAGTACATCGATAATAATGACATATCTGGTCTACGCGCAATACTCGATAGCCGTCATTTAGCCATCGATGATCGGGATGAGGTATGTGGACTTACCTAAACCATGCTCTGCATACATCTTATGCATCCATATTTTCTTACAGAATGCTACCACGGTGCTTATGGTTGTGGCTGGACGCGGCCTGACGGCATTTGTGCGTGAGTTTTTGGCTCGTGGCGCTGATGTTCATGCGGAGGATTTGGACAACTGGACGGCCTTGCTGTGCGCTACGCGCAACGGTCATCTGGATGTGGTGCAGCTGTTGTTGGATCATGGCGCTGACATAGAGCATCGAGATATGGTAAGTGAATGTTGTGCTTTCCTGACTTTCCGATGCTCATCCTTAAGGCTTGCAGGGCGGCTGGACTTCGTTGATGTGGGCTGCGTACCGGGGACACACGGAACTGgtgcgcctgctgctggacAAGGGAGCAGATGGCAATGCGCACGGCAACTACCATTTGGGTGCACTGCTCTGGGCCGCAGGTCGCGGCTTCAAGGATATTGTGGAGCTGCTGGTGCAACGCGGCGCCAAGGTTAATGTGGGCGATAAGTACGGCACCACGGCCTTGGTTTGGGCATGCCGCCGCGGAAACGTTGAGATTGTGGACACGCTGCTCAAGGCGGGCGCCAATGTGGACACCGCCGGCATGTACTCATGGACGCCACTTTTGGTTGCGGCCGCCGGCGGGCACACGGACTGCGTAAGCTCCATACTGGAGAAGAAACCAAACGTGAATGCTCTGGACAAGGACGGCATGACAGCGCTGTGCATAGCCAGTCGTGAGGGTTTCCAGGATATCGCCGCCGCACTGATAGCCGCTGGCGCGTACATCAATATACAGGATCGAGGTGGGGATACGCCTCTGATTCATGCCATAAAGGGTGGACATCGCACCGTGGTCGAGGCTTTGCTCAAGAAACACGCCGACGTCGACATACAGGGCAAGGATCGCAAAACGGCCATTTATACGGCAGTGGAGAAGGGTCACACGCAGATCGTCAAATTGCTGCTGTTCACCAATCCCGACCTGGAATCGTCTACCAAGGACGGCGATACGCCACTGTTGCGCGCCGTACGCAACCGCAATCTGGAGATTGTACACATGCTGCTCGACCGCAAGGCCAAAGTGACGGCGAGCGATAAGCGCGGCGACACCTGCCTGCACATAGCGATGCGTGCCCGTTCCAAGGCAATTGTCGAGGCACTGCTGCGCAATCCGAAGCACAGTCAGCTGCTGTACCGCGCCAACAAGGCGGGCGAAACACCCTACAACATTGACTCGCTGCACCAGAAGACCATACTGGGTCAGGTGTTTGGCGCCCGACGACTCAACACCAACGAGGACTCCGAGGGCATGCTGGGCTATGAGCTGTACTCCTCGGCGCTGGCCGATGTGCTCAGCGAGCCGACGTTGACCACGCCCATAACCGTTGGCCTCTACGCCAAGTGGGGCAGCGGGAAAAGTTTTCTGCTGAACAAACTGCGCGAGGAAATGAACAACTTCGCCAAACAGTGGGCCGAACCGCCGGCCAAGACCGGCGGCCTGCTCTTCATCGTCTGCCTGCACATATCGCTGCTCATCGCCACAATTGTGGGTCTGAGCAGCTGGTCAGCGCTGTGGGGCGTATTGGCTGCGGTTCTCTTCTTGGTACTGGCGTATATTCTGCTGGCGGCAGCCAAATACTGCAACTATCAAATGGACATGTTCTGGGCATACTCTGTGCTGCATGGCCTGGACAAGCGCATCTCACGACTGCGTCTTATACTGCAGGTCACATTCTGTCATCCGCCGGGACCACAAGCTGACTCTCAGCCAAAGCCCGTGCGCTTTCACTTCGCGGAGGCAAGCAGTGCCTCGCCCACGGGCGATGGTGCCGTCGCACACATGCTGGCCGCCCTGCTGGACGCCATAGGTAAGAGAGATAGCTCCTAAATCTATCCATCTCAATCTATCAATCTGAtcacatatatactttttcaGAGTCTCACTACGGCTGGCTGGCCACTCGGCTGTATCGTGCCTTTCGTCCCAAGTGCCTGAAACTGGATGTGGGCTGGCGTTGGCGTCGCATGTGCTGTTTGCCCATTGTACTGCTTTTTGAGCTCGCCCTGGTTACCCTGGTGGCGGGCATTGCGCTGATAGTTGCCTACTTCACGCACGCCAATGCAGAGGAGCGCGAACAGATTCTGGTTGCCGTTTATGTAATAGCCGCGCTGCTAGTGACGCTCATCTGTACGCATCTGCATGTGCTGGCCAAGGTCTGCGGTTCGCTGTTCATTTCGCACAAGCGCCAGCTGAAACGGGCCGTGCGCTCCAATGAGAATGCGCCGTTGACTATGCTCGGCGCCGAGGTGGCCGTGCTGACGGACATGGTCAAATGCTTGGACGCGTTTACCAATCAGCAAAGCCGCTTGGTAGGCGTCATCGATGCTCTTGACTCCTGTGATACGGAACGCATACTGACCCTGTTGAATGCTGTCCAGACGCTGCTCTCTGCGCCCAATCGACCCTTTGTGCTGCTCATCTCGGTGGATCCGCATGTGATTGCCAAGGCCGCCGAGGCCAACAGTCGGCGGCTGTTCACCGAGGGCGGCATTGGTGGTCACGACTTTCTGCGCAACCTAGTGCATCTGCCTGTTTATTTGCAAAACTCCGGACTACGCAAGGTGCAGCGTGCCCAAATGACGGCGCTCTTGTTCAAGCGCAGCGGCACCGATTACCAAATCGACGATGGGCCCACGCTGGGGCATTCGGTCTCAGCGCGCCGACTGTCCAATGCCTCGGAGATTATGTCCAGCCAGGAGAAGCTACGTGCCCCGCACAGTGCACAACGCGgtgctggcggcggcggtggtgctGGCAAAAAGCTGCGTCTATCCGAATCAGTTGCCAGCTCGATTGGCTCCAATCTACACAGACTGGGCCAGAATCCGCAGGGTGTGCTCGACCTGTCGCGCATTGTGCTCACCGACGACTACTTCAGCGATGTGAATCCGCGCAGCATGCGCCGCCTCATGAACGTCATCTATATAACTGTGCGCCTACTGAAAGCATTCCAAATCGACTTCAGCTGGTACCGTCTCAGTTCCTGGATCAATCTGACCGAGCAGTGGCCACTGCGGGCCAGCATGATAGTATTGCATCACGATCAGTATATGGACACCAATGCCGACGAGAATATCTCGCTGCAGAGCGTCTATGAGAAGTGAGTAAAACCCTTTAGCCCTAAGCACACTAAATTTATCTGAACCAAAAATAACTTAGACGCGCAGTTCACACAAGATTACACCAAGAtatctattttatatataaagcaatATCTTAGTTTAACGTAGCATTAGATTAGTAATTAGAACCAGCTTGCTCCACTTTACACATGATACAGCGAAGCCTGCCTAGCTTAGCTCTGCATGAATCGGAATCATGGCCCCATGTAAACCTGTCTCTCTCTTGACAAGTAGTTATATACTTAGTTAAGCTCCGAAAGACTCAGACTTACGGTACAAGGAGTATGTTTCTTTCAACAAGTGGTTATATACTATGTTGGTTATTCTGGTGCTCAGTTTTGGCCAGGGCCTGGAAAACCCATGTGTCTCTATTAGTCGCCTCATACGACAAGCGGTGACATGCTGTGGAAGTATTCTGTTGCCCGCTTACCACACGGGTGAAACTTAATATCTAAATTTCTATTCCTTTCAACTATCTGATATAGCTAAGCTTACTCAGCTGGACAGCTGCGTGTCTGAGATTAGTTCGAATAGAAATAGAGACTCTATAAATCGTAAACTCAACCCAGTTTcatattaataacaaattaaatgcttttaGAGTGCGCCCAAAACTTGCCTGTCTGCGTGAGGCGGCACCTTTGCTCGAGCTGGACCGGGATGAGCGTAAGCTGGACGCCTTTCTGCAACTGCATAAATCCGATTTGCTAGTCGCGGACTTGCGCATATTTTTGCCTTTCACAATCAATCTGGATCCGTATTTAAGAAAGGTGCTAAAAGGTAAATGAacaatgctttttttttgctaagcAGCCACTTAAATTCTTTTTGTACGTGCCCGCACAGAGGATCAACAAATCATCGAAGACGAAGGTTCACTTGTGCTGCAAACACGTCCCAGCATATCGCACAGCATGCGCCCGCATCCGGCGCCCACAACCTATGTGCCTTCACCCCAGGTTTATCCGCCCTACCAAATGCTCCAGAACGACTTTATGGCGAATGAGCTGCGCACGCGTAATCTGAGCGCCATTGAGCCAACGACGCCGCTGCTGCCATCGCCCAGCGATTCCTTTGGCGTAAGTTGAGCCGCAAATGCTTGGAAGAATTCACTGTTATTGATCATTTTTTGCCACAGGATGATATACTGCAAACGAAGCTAACGGATCTCACAGTTGAGGGCGTCATAAGTTTGCTGGAACGCATTGAGGATCTGAAGCCGACGCTGCAGAAACTGGCTCCTGTGCTGCGTGACAATGCAATCAATGGTCGCGTGCTGAAGCACTGTGAACTGACGGATCTCAAAGCGGTATAGAGCTCAAAGAGATTGGCCTGGAAATTTCAGAATGTACTCAAATCTTTCATGTCGTGCAGGTGCTTGGTCTGAGCTTTGGTCATTGGGAGCTGTTTCGTTTGCTGATCACAACGCTTCGCGACGTCGAGCGGCTGCCGCGCAAAATACGCCCACAGCCCGCCATTGCAGAGGTGCCGACCAATGTGGCCGCGATCAGGGACGTGACAGATGCTttgccaccaccgccgccgctcTCACGCCGGAACTCTGTTAGTCACATGGAGAAGCAGGTTAGTTTATGAGTGGGATGTAGATTAATAAGCCGAACGGGAGCTCATCTGTGTGCCAAATTGTGTTTATCTTTCTGTCTGTAACATGCTTACCAATAAAGCCGAAAATCCATGATTATGAGTATCTACAGGTAACacagcaaaaagcaaatattgCCATGCCCATGCTATATATATCCAGAGATTCACTTTAAAGATTCtgtatattattaataataatttctcTCTATGCAGGTTACACTTGAGGAGCAAATGATTTGCGGCGCATTGCAAACATTAAATGAGGAGGCCTTCGAGGATGTGGCCAGCAGCGAGAGACCCAGCCCGTCTGGCTTGCCCACAGGTGAGATgttagctgcagctgcacagCTGCAATTAGCACCCATTCGCGAGAGTTCCGAGTTTGGTTCGCCATCGGATGATCAGAATATTAACAATCTGCTGCAGTACAatgcaaataacaacaacagccagagcaacaacaacaacaacaacaacaacagcagcagcagcagcaatgcacaacaacaaaagtattTGATCAATGAATACAATCGCAGCGCGAGTTCGCATTCCCTGCAAAGTCTAAACGCTGCCGGCGCTGCTGGTGGCCTTCCGCTGCAGGCGGGTAATGGCTATAATAGCGGCAGTCAAGCCGATTTAATTAATGTGGGTGCAGGTTACGGCAATGGTGATGGTAGTGGTGGTGGGGCTAGGTTCTACAATCAACAAAGCTTGGCTGCGCGTTCAGGTTCCATTGCTGATGAGCTGCTGATCGAGCCCATGACGCCCTATACAAAGGTGCCcatggtggtggtggtgcccAACACAGATCAAATCTATGATGATACCAAATTATGAATCGCCACCAAAAAAGACGACCATTTCGACTATCTTTATAAATGTACACTATATACTAACAAACATATCTGTATTCAAAATGAGCTTCCTAACCAACGAGcctgtaaaaacaaaataatagtaataatatgcatgtacttacatatatgtatgtaagctctaataataataataatagtataatATATGTAAGGTATAAGGTCTGGCATAGTTTAGAGCATAAGTAcgttatttaaacaaaaccaCCTACTAAACAATATTAGTTGGCTAACAATCTATAAATGTGCCATTAGAGCAAATACTACCACAATGTGACTGGGATTTgtgaaacatttttaaaacgCTTTCGAAATTTCGTTTAAACCAAATGCTTCAATAGAAATATTgctt
This window harbors:
- the Arms gene encoding kinase D-interacting substrate of 220 kDa isoform X4, with protein sequence MFKARLKTHPGEAENINRYGDSMGSLGHRALLQYIDNNDISGLRAILDSRHLAIDDRDENATTVLMVVAGRGLTAFVREFLARGADVHAEDLDNWTALLCATRNGHLDVVQLLLDHGADIEHRDMGGWTSLMWAAYRGHTELVRLLLDKGADGNAHGNYHLGALLWAAGRGFKDIVELLVQRGAKVNVGDKYGTTALVWACRRGNVEIVDTLLKAGANVDTAGMYSWTPLLVAAAGGHTDCVSSILEKKPNVNALDKDGMTALCIASREGFQDIAAALIAAGAYINIQDRGGDTPLIHAIKGGHRTVVEALLKKHADVDIQGKDRKTAIYTAVEKGHTQIVKLLLFTNPDLESSTKDGDTPLLRAVRNRNLEIVHMLLDRKAKVTASDKRGDTCLHIAMRARSKAIVEALLRNPKHSQLLYRANKAGETPYNIDSLHQKTILGQVFGARRLNTNEDSEGMLGYELYSSALADVLSEPTLTTPITVGLYAKWGSGKSFLLNKLREEMNNFAKQWAEPPAKTGGLLFIVCLHISLLIATIVGLSSWSALWGVLAAVLFLVLAYILLAAAKYCNYQMDMFWAYSVLHGLDKRISRLRLILQVTFCHPPGPQADSQPKPVRFHFAEASSASPTGDGAVAHMLAALLDAIESHYGWLATRLYRAFRPKCLKLDVGWRWRRMCCLPIVLLFELALVTLVAGIALIVAYFTHANAEEREQILVAVYVIAALLVTLICTHLHVLAKVCGSLFISHKRQLKRAVRSNENAPLTMLGAEVAVLTDMVKCLDAFTNQQSRLVGVIDALDSCDTERILTLLNAVQTLLSAPNRPFVLLISVDPHVIAKAAEANSRRLFTEGGIGGHDFLRNLVHLPVYLQNSGLRKVQRAQMTALLFKRSGTDYQIDDGPTLGHSVSARRLSNASEIMSSQEKLRAPHSAQRGAGGGGGAGKKLRLSESVASSIGSNLHRLGQNPQGVLDLSRIVLTDDYFSDVNPRSMRRLMNVIYITVRLLKAFQIDFSWYRLSSWINLTEQWPLRASMIVLHHDQYMDTNADENISLQSVYEKVRPKLACLREAAPLLELDRDERKLDAFLQLHKSDLLVADLRIFLPFTINLDPYLRKVLKEDQQIIEDEGSLVLQTRPSISHSMRPHPAPTTYVPSPQVYPPYQMLQNDFMANELRTRNLSAIEPTTPLLPSPSDSFGDDILQTKLTDLTVEGVISLLERIEDLKPTLQKLAPVLRDNAINGRVLKHCELTDLKAVLGLSFGHWELFRLLITTLRDVERLPRKIRPQPAIAEVPTNVAAIRDVTDALPPPPPLSRRNSVSHMEKQVTLEEQMICGALQTLNEEAFEDVASSERPSPSGLPTGEMLAAAAQLQLAPIRESSEFGSPSDDQNINNLLQYNANNNNSQSNNNNNNNNSSSSSNAQQQKYLINEYNRSASSHSLQSLNAAGAAGGLPLQADLDLSSAGAMFTPTLLNSGSPMQQRRDSILKQQGSVKSEKRVSIKPTPSGSNLANMNNNNNNNNNAKLAPNVEYVTERQMELASGPGSSKGRLTTKPPAGPRPASLIITKTDANSQFQLLRSTSIEYEDIEAQQHASIRAIRTTLLEQQEDESAPLVFTVRK
- the Arms gene encoding kinase D-interacting substrate of 220 kDa isoform X3, translating into MKLSKSFDELILSASRLSLNNLRSPTKKKTKNNINRYGDSMGSLGHRALLQYIDNNDISGLRAILDSRHLAIDDRDENATTVLMVVAGRGLTAFVREFLARGADVHAEDLDNWTALLCATRNGHLDVVQLLLDHGADIEHRDMGGWTSLMWAAYRGHTELVRLLLDKGADGNAHGNYHLGALLWAAGRGFKDIVELLVQRGAKVNVGDKYGTTALVWACRRGNVEIVDTLLKAGANVDTAGMYSWTPLLVAAAGGHTDCVSSILEKKPNVNALDKDGMTALCIASREGFQDIAAALIAAGAYINIQDRGGDTPLIHAIKGGHRTVVEALLKKHADVDIQGKDRKTAIYTAVEKGHTQIVKLLLFTNPDLESSTKDGDTPLLRAVRNRNLEIVHMLLDRKAKVTASDKRGDTCLHIAMRARSKAIVEALLRNPKHSQLLYRANKAGETPYNIDSLHQKTILGQVFGARRLNTNEDSEGMLGYELYSSALADVLSEPTLTTPITVGLYAKWGSGKSFLLNKLREEMNNFAKQWAEPPAKTGGLLFIVCLHISLLIATIVGLSSWSALWGVLAAVLFLVLAYILLAAAKYCNYQMDMFWAYSVLHGLDKRISRLRLILQVTFCHPPGPQADSQPKPVRFHFAEASSASPTGDGAVAHMLAALLDAIESHYGWLATRLYRAFRPKCLKLDVGWRWRRMCCLPIVLLFELALVTLVAGIALIVAYFTHANAEEREQILVAVYVIAALLVTLICTHLHVLAKVCGSLFISHKRQLKRAVRSNENAPLTMLGAEVAVLTDMVKCLDAFTNQQSRLVGVIDALDSCDTERILTLLNAVQTLLSAPNRPFVLLISVDPHVIAKAAEANSRRLFTEGGIGGHDFLRNLVHLPVYLQNSGLRKVQRAQMTALLFKRSGTDYQIDDGPTLGHSVSARRLSNASEIMSSQEKLRAPHSAQRGAGGGGGAGKKLRLSESVASSIGSNLHRLGQNPQGVLDLSRIVLTDDYFSDVNPRSMRRLMNVIYITVRLLKAFQIDFSWYRLSSWINLTEQWPLRASMIVLHHDQYMDTNADENISLQSVYEKVRPKLACLREAAPLLELDRDERKLDAFLQLHKSDLLVADLRIFLPFTINLDPYLRKVLKEDQQIIEDEGSLVLQTRPSISHSMRPHPAPTTYVPSPQVYPPYQMLQNDFMANELRTRNLSAIEPTTPLLPSPSDSFGDDILQTKLTDLTVEGVISLLERIEDLKPTLQKLAPVLRDNAINGRVLKHCELTDLKAVLGLSFGHWELFRLLITTLRDVERLPRKIRPQPAIAEVPTNVAAIRDVTDALPPPPPLSRRNSVSHMEKQVTLEEQMICGALQTLNEEAFEDVASSERPSPSGLPTGEMLAAAAQLQLAPIRESSEFGSPSDDQNINNLLQYNANNNNSQSNNNNNNNNSSSSSNAQQQKYLINEYNRSASSHSLQSLNAAGAAGGLPLQADLDLSSAGAMFTPTLLNSGSPMQQRRDSILKQQGSVKSEKRVSIKPTPSGSNLANMNNNNNNNNNAKLAPNVEYVTERQMELASGPGSSKGRLTTKPPAGPRPASLIITKTDANSQFQLLRSTSIEYEDIEAQQHASIRAIRTTLLEQQEDESAPLVFTVRK
- the Arms gene encoding kinase D-interacting substrate of 220 kDa isoform X2, which produces MGRTPKLEQLGRAYSEMSPLNPPHSAHSNATTSTGIERNDSGGYGSIFPFGFFRSSFGRSSNSVQNINRYGDSMGSLGHRALLQYIDNNDISGLRAILDSRHLAIDDRDENATTVLMVVAGRGLTAFVREFLARGADVHAEDLDNWTALLCATRNGHLDVVQLLLDHGADIEHRDMGGWTSLMWAAYRGHTELVRLLLDKGADGNAHGNYHLGALLWAAGRGFKDIVELLVQRGAKVNVGDKYGTTALVWACRRGNVEIVDTLLKAGANVDTAGMYSWTPLLVAAAGGHTDCVSSILEKKPNVNALDKDGMTALCIASREGFQDIAAALIAAGAYINIQDRGGDTPLIHAIKGGHRTVVEALLKKHADVDIQGKDRKTAIYTAVEKGHTQIVKLLLFTNPDLESSTKDGDTPLLRAVRNRNLEIVHMLLDRKAKVTASDKRGDTCLHIAMRARSKAIVEALLRNPKHSQLLYRANKAGETPYNIDSLHQKTILGQVFGARRLNTNEDSEGMLGYELYSSALADVLSEPTLTTPITVGLYAKWGSGKSFLLNKLREEMNNFAKQWAEPPAKTGGLLFIVCLHISLLIATIVGLSSWSALWGVLAAVLFLVLAYILLAAAKYCNYQMDMFWAYSVLHGLDKRISRLRLILQVTFCHPPGPQADSQPKPVRFHFAEASSASPTGDGAVAHMLAALLDAIESHYGWLATRLYRAFRPKCLKLDVGWRWRRMCCLPIVLLFELALVTLVAGIALIVAYFTHANAEEREQILVAVYVIAALLVTLICTHLHVLAKVCGSLFISHKRQLKRAVRSNENAPLTMLGAEVAVLTDMVKCLDAFTNQQSRLVGVIDALDSCDTERILTLLNAVQTLLSAPNRPFVLLISVDPHVIAKAAEANSRRLFTEGGIGGHDFLRNLVHLPVYLQNSGLRKVQRAQMTALLFKRSGTDYQIDDGPTLGHSVSARRLSNASEIMSSQEKLRAPHSAQRGAGGGGGAGKKLRLSESVASSIGSNLHRLGQNPQGVLDLSRIVLTDDYFSDVNPRSMRRLMNVIYITVRLLKAFQIDFSWYRLSSWINLTEQWPLRASMIVLHHDQYMDTNADENISLQSVYEKVRPKLACLREAAPLLELDRDERKLDAFLQLHKSDLLVADLRIFLPFTINLDPYLRKVLKEDQQIIEDEGSLVLQTRPSISHSMRPHPAPTTYVPSPQVYPPYQMLQNDFMANELRTRNLSAIEPTTPLLPSPSDSFGDDILQTKLTDLTVEGVISLLERIEDLKPTLQKLAPVLRDNAINGRVLKHCELTDLKAVLGLSFGHWELFRLLITTLRDVERLPRKIRPQPAIAEVPTNVAAIRDVTDALPPPPPLSRRNSVSHMEKQVTLEEQMICGALQTLNEEAFEDVASSERPSPSGLPTGEMLAAAAQLQLAPIRESSEFGSPSDDQNINNLLQYNANNNNSQSNNNNNNNNSSSSSNAQQQKYLINEYNRSASSHSLQSLNAAGAAGGLPLQADLDLSSAGAMFTPTLLNSGSPMQQRRDSILKQQGSVKSEKRVSIKPTPSGSNLANMNNNNNNNNNAKLAPNVEYVTERQMELASGPGSSKGRLTTKPPAGPRPASLIITKTDANSQFQLLRSTSIEYEDIEAQQHASIRAIRTTLLEQQEDESAPLVFTVRK
- the Arms gene encoding kinase D-interacting substrate of 220 kDa isoform X6, with the translated sequence MGSLGHRALLQYIDNNDISGLRAILDSRHLAIDDRDENATTVLMVVAGRGLTAFVREFLARGADVHAEDLDNWTALLCATRNGHLDVVQLLLDHGADIEHRDMGGWTSLMWAAYRGHTELVRLLLDKGADGNAHGNYHLGALLWAAGRGFKDIVELLVQRGAKVNVGDKYGTTALVWACRRGNVEIVDTLLKAGANVDTAGMYSWTPLLVAAAGGHTDCVSSILEKKPNVNALDKDGMTALCIASREGFQDIAAALIAAGAYINIQDRGGDTPLIHAIKGGHRTVVEALLKKHADVDIQGKDRKTAIYTAVEKGHTQIVKLLLFTNPDLESSTKDGDTPLLRAVRNRNLEIVHMLLDRKAKVTASDKRGDTCLHIAMRARSKAIVEALLRNPKHSQLLYRANKAGETPYNIDSLHQKTILGQVFGARRLNTNEDSEGMLGYELYSSALADVLSEPTLTTPITVGLYAKWGSGKSFLLNKLREEMNNFAKQWAEPPAKTGGLLFIVCLHISLLIATIVGLSSWSALWGVLAAVLFLVLAYILLAAAKYCNYQMDMFWAYSVLHGLDKRISRLRLILQVTFCHPPGPQADSQPKPVRFHFAEASSASPTGDGAVAHMLAALLDAIESHYGWLATRLYRAFRPKCLKLDVGWRWRRMCCLPIVLLFELALVTLVAGIALIVAYFTHANAEEREQILVAVYVIAALLVTLICTHLHVLAKVCGSLFISHKRQLKRAVRSNENAPLTMLGAEVAVLTDMVKCLDAFTNQQSRLVGVIDALDSCDTERILTLLNAVQTLLSAPNRPFVLLISVDPHVIAKAAEANSRRLFTEGGIGGHDFLRNLVHLPVYLQNSGLRKVQRAQMTALLFKRSGTDYQIDDGPTLGHSVSARRLSNASEIMSSQEKLRAPHSAQRGAGGGGGAGKKLRLSESVASSIGSNLHRLGQNPQGVLDLSRIVLTDDYFSDVNPRSMRRLMNVIYITVRLLKAFQIDFSWYRLSSWINLTEQWPLRASMIVLHHDQYMDTNADENISLQSVYEKVRPKLACLREAAPLLELDRDERKLDAFLQLHKSDLLVADLRIFLPFTINLDPYLRKVLKEDQQIIEDEGSLVLQTRPSISHSMRPHPAPTTYVPSPQVYPPYQMLQNDFMANELRTRNLSAIEPTTPLLPSPSDSFGDDILQTKLTDLTVEGVISLLERIEDLKPTLQKLAPVLRDNAINGRVLKHCELTDLKAVLGLSFGHWELFRLLITTLRDVERLPRKIRPQPAIAEVPTNVAAIRDVTDALPPPPPLSRRNSVSHMEKQVTLEEQMICGALQTLNEEAFEDVASSERPSPSDLDLSSAGAMFTPTLLNSGSPMQQRRDSILKQQGSVKSEKRVSIKPTPSGSNLANMNNNNNNNNNAKLAPNVEYVTERQMELASGPGSSKGRLTTKPPAGPRPASLIITKTDANSQFQLLRSTSIEYEDIEAQQHASIRAIRTTLLEQQEDESAPLVFTVRK
- the Arms gene encoding kinase D-interacting substrate of 220 kDa isoform X5, which produces MGSLGHRALLQYIDNNDISGLRAILDSRHLAIDDRDENATTVLMVVAGRGLTAFVREFLARGADVHAEDLDNWTALLCATRNGHLDVVQLLLDHGADIEHRDMGGWTSLMWAAYRGHTELVRLLLDKGADGNAHGNYHLGALLWAAGRGFKDIVELLVQRGAKVNVGDKYGTTALVWACRRGNVEIVDTLLKAGANVDTAGMYSWTPLLVAAAGGHTDCVSSILEKKPNVNALDKDGMTALCIASREGFQDIAAALIAAGAYINIQDRGGDTPLIHAIKGGHRTVVEALLKKHADVDIQGKDRKTAIYTAVEKGHTQIVKLLLFTNPDLESSTKDGDTPLLRAVRNRNLEIVHMLLDRKAKVTASDKRGDTCLHIAMRARSKAIVEALLRNPKHSQLLYRANKAGETPYNIDSLHQKTILGQVFGARRLNTNEDSEGMLGYELYSSALADVLSEPTLTTPITVGLYAKWGSGKSFLLNKLREEMNNFAKQWAEPPAKTGGLLFIVCLHISLLIATIVGLSSWSALWGVLAAVLFLVLAYILLAAAKYCNYQMDMFWAYSVLHGLDKRISRLRLILQVTFCHPPGPQADSQPKPVRFHFAEASSASPTGDGAVAHMLAALLDAIESHYGWLATRLYRAFRPKCLKLDVGWRWRRMCCLPIVLLFELALVTLVAGIALIVAYFTHANAEEREQILVAVYVIAALLVTLICTHLHVLAKVCGSLFISHKRQLKRAVRSNENAPLTMLGAEVAVLTDMVKCLDAFTNQQSRLVGVIDALDSCDTERILTLLNAVQTLLSAPNRPFVLLISVDPHVIAKAAEANSRRLFTEGGIGGHDFLRNLVHLPVYLQNSGLRKVQRAQMTALLFKRSGTDYQIDDGPTLGHSVSARRLSNASEIMSSQEKLRAPHSAQRGAGGGGGAGKKLRLSESVASSIGSNLHRLGQNPQGVLDLSRIVLTDDYFSDVNPRSMRRLMNVIYITVRLLKAFQIDFSWYRLSSWINLTEQWPLRASMIVLHHDQYMDTNADENISLQSVYEKVRPKLACLREAAPLLELDRDERKLDAFLQLHKSDLLVADLRIFLPFTINLDPYLRKVLKEDQQIIEDEGSLVLQTRPSISHSMRPHPAPTTYVPSPQVYPPYQMLQNDFMANELRTRNLSAIEPTTPLLPSPSDSFGDDILQTKLTDLTVEGVISLLERIEDLKPTLQKLAPVLRDNAINGRVLKHCELTDLKAVLGLSFGHWELFRLLITTLRDVERLPRKIRPQPAIAEVPTNVAAIRDVTDALPPPPPLSRRNSVSHMEKQVTLEEQMICGALQTLNEEAFEDVASSERPSPSGLPTGEMLAAAAQLQLAPIRESSEFGSPSDDQNINNLLQYNANNNNSQSNNNNNNNNSSSSSNAQQQKYLINEYNRSASSHSLQSLNAAGAAGGLPLQADLDLSSAGAMFTPTLLNSGSPMQQRRDSILKQQGSVKSEKRVSIKPTPSGSNLANMNNNNNNNNNAKLAPNVEYVTERQMELASGPGSSKGRLTTKPPAGPRPASLIITKTDANSQFQLLRSTSIEYEDIEAQQHASIRAIRTTLLEQQEDESAPLVFTVRK